In a genomic window of Cynocephalus volans isolate mCynVol1 chromosome 1, mCynVol1.pri, whole genome shotgun sequence:
- the LOC134369715 gene encoding endogenous retrovirus group K member 7 Pro protein-like, whose protein sequence is MPQMGVQPVPVQPIRPLLPGTVGLIIGRGSLTLNGLIVYPGVVDCQHSPEIQVLCSCPGGVFSITKGDRIAQLLLLPEVAKPSEPGREKMGSSGMDSAYLMVSLNERPKLKLWVEGKLFEGIMDTGADKSIISTHWWPKSWPVIKSSHSLQGLGYQASPTISSATLSWKTTEGQEGHFTPYVLLLPVNLWGRDILQKMGVKLSNEYSSQAKEIMAKMGHKQGRGLGAREQGRVEPILPEGNPGRQGLGFS, encoded by the coding sequence ATGCCACAAATGGGCGTCCAGCCGGTTCCTGTGCAGCCTATTCGACCCCTACTGCCTGGAACCGTGGGCCTTATAATTGGCAGAGGATCGTTAACTTTAAACGGTCTTATTGTCTACCCTGGGGTAGTTGACTGTCAACATAGCCCCGAGATCCAAGTCCTGTGCTCATGCCCAGGAGGAGTCTTTTCTATCACCAAAGGAGACAGGATAGCTCAGTTATTGCTCCTTCCAGAGGTTGCCAAACCTTCAGAGCCTGGACGAGAAAAAATGGGCTCCTCGGGCATGGATTCCGCCTACCTGATGGTCTCCCTAAATGAGAGACCTAAGCTAAAGTTGTGGGTTGAGGGAAAATTGTTTGAAGGCATTATGGATACTGGTGCAGATAAGAGTATTATTTCCACCCATTGGTGGCCAAAGTCTTGGCCTGTCATTAAGTCCTCACATTCTCTACAAGGCCTCGGTTATCAGGCCAGTCCTACTATTAGTTCCGCTACCTTGTCCTGGAAAACGACAGAGGGACAAGAGGGACATTTTACTCCCTACGTGCTTCTGCTCCCCGTTAACCTCTGGGGGCGtgatattttacaaaagatgGGAGTTAAGTTGTCTAATGAATACTCCTCTCAAGCTAAGGAGATAATGGCCAAGATGGGTCATAAACAGGGAAGGGGTTTAGGAGCCAGGGAACAGGGCCGGGTTGAACCCATTCTCCCTGAAGGCAACCCAGGTAGACAGGGTCTGGGTTTTTCCTAG